A region of Ictidomys tridecemlineatus isolate mIctTri1 chromosome 4, mIctTri1.hap1, whole genome shotgun sequence DNA encodes the following proteins:
- the Tmem132a gene encoding transmembrane protein 132A isoform X2: MAGRTAAAPRGPYGPWLCLLVALALDVVRVDCDQDSLDPIYLPAALELLDAPEHFRVQRVGHYPPANSSLGSRSETFLLLQPWPRAQPLLRASYPPFATQQVVPPRVTEPHHRPVPWDVRAVSVEMAVTPAEPHARVLFHLKGQDWPPGPSSLPCARLHATHPAGTAHRACRFQPLLGACVVELEFPSHWFSQGSTTRAQLAYTLEPAAEGPGGCGPGGEEDPGEQALPVGDVELRPADPPQYQEVPLDEAVTLRVPDVPVRPGQLFSATLLLRHNFTASLLTLRIKVKKGLHVTAARPAQPTLWTAKLDRFKGSKHHTTLITCHRTGTTGPDFSSPLELSEFLWVDFMVENGTGGGVAVTRPVTWQLEYPGQAPEAEKDKMVWEILVSERDIRALIPLAKTEELVNTAPLTGVPQRVPVRLVTVDSGGALVEVTEHIGCESANTQVLQVSEACDAVLVAGKESRGARGVRVDFWWRRLRASLRLTVWAPLLPLRIELTDTTLEQIRGWRVLGPTEGAPESEAAVAEEAERRARGCRLQYQRAGVRFLVPFVAHPLDGGRRLTHLLGPDWLLDVTHLVAPHARVQDPRVASLEGGRILVGREPGVTSIEVRSPLSDSILGEQALAVMEDKVSVLELRVQPVMGISLALSRGTAHPGEVTATCWAQSALPAPKQEVALSLWLSFSDHTLAPAELYDRHDLGLSVSTEEPGAVVPAEEQSAQLGVVVSGASAEGLPLHVALHPPEPCRRGRHRVPLASGTAWLGLPPAPTPAPALPSGPARSPPATEASVGGERQAAGSGGGSVVVRGKFERVEEEAGKEGTKAREEEEEEEEMVPAPQRVTDLELGMYALLGIFCLAILIFLVNGVVFVLRYQRKEPPDSATDPASPQPHNWVWLGTDQEELSRQLDLRSPGPPKGEGGCPCESGAGGEAPALAPGPPGGTTSSSSTLTRKEAGGRRKRVEFVTFAPVPPAPLPEEPVGAPAVQSILVAGEEDIRWVCEDMGLKDPEELRNYMERIRGSS; encoded by the exons ATGGCTGGGCGCACGGCAGCGGCCCCCCGGGGGCCCTACGGTccctggctctgcctcctggTGGCCCTCGCCCTGGACGTCGTGAGAG TGGACTGCGACCAGGACTCTCTGGACCCCATCTACCTGCCAGCAGCCCTGGAGCTCCTCGATGCCCCTGAGCACTTTCGTGTGCAGCGGGTTGGCCACTATCCACCTGCCAACTCCTCTCTGGGCTCCCGATCTGAGACCTTTCTGCTCCTGCAGCCCTGGCCCAGGGCTCAGCCGCTTCTCCGGGCCTCCTACCCACCTTTCGCCACTCAACAG GTAGTCCCTCCTCGGGTCACTGAGCCCCACCATCGGCCAGTCCCGTGGGACGTACGGGCTGTATCAGTGGAAATGGCTGTGACTCCAGCAGAGCCCCATGCACGCGTCCTCTTCCACCTAAAGGGACAAGATTGGCCACCGGGGCCCAGCAGCCTGCCCTGTGCCAGGCTGCATGCCACTCACCCTGCAGGCACTGCCCACCGGGCATGCCGCTTCCAG CCATTGCTGGGCGCCTGCGTGGTGGAGCTGGAGTTCCCGTCGCACTGGTTCTCCCAGGGCTCCACCACCCGGGCACAACTGGCCTACACGCTGGAGCCTGCAGCTGAGGGCCCTGGGGGCTGTGGCCCTGGCGGGGAGGAGGACCCTGGGGAGCAGGCCCTCCCAGTGGGTGATGTGGAGCTGCGCCCTGCGGACCCTCCACAGTACCAGGAGGTGCCTCTGGATGAGGCAGTGACTCTGCGGGTGCCTGATGTGCCAGTGCGGCCCGGCCAGCTCTTCAGTGCCACCCTCCTGCTACGGCACAACTTCACAGCCAGCCTCCTGACTCTGCG GATCAAGGTGAAGAAGGGGCTGCATGTGACAGCTGcccgcccagcccagcccaccctCTGGACTGCCAAGCTGGACCGCTTCAAGGGCTCTAAGCACCACACCACGCTGATCACCTGTCACCGCACTGGGACCACAGGACCAGACTTCAG TAGCCCCCTTGAACTGTCCGAATTCCTGTGGGTGGACTTTATGGTGGAGAACGGCACTGGCGGAGGTGTGGCGGTCACTCGCCCCGTCACATGGCAGCTGGAGTACCCTGGCCAGGCCCCTGAAGCCGAGAAGGACAAAATGGTTTGGGAAATCCTGGTGTCAGAGCGGGACATAAGAGCCCTCATCCCACTGGCCAAG ACTGAGGAGCTGGTGAATACGGCACCACTGACTGGAGTGCCCCAACGTGTCCCTGTGCGCCTAGTCACTGTGGACAGCGGAGGAGCCCTGGTGGAGGTGACAGAGCACATCGGCTGTGAGTCGGCCAACACACAGGTCCTGCAG GTATCTGAGGCCTGTGATGCTGTCTTGGTGGCTGGCAAAGAGAGCCGGGGTGCCAGGGGCGTGCGCGTGGACTTCTGGTGGCGTCGGCTGCGGGCCTCCCTGCGGCTGACAGTGTGGGCCCCCTTGCTGCCCCTGCGTATTGAGCTGACTGACACCACCCTAGAGCAGATCCGCGGCTGGAGAGTCCTTGGCCCCACCGAAGG GGCGCCGGAGTCGGAGGCTGCAGTGGCGGAGGAGGCCGAGCGGCGAGCTCGCGGCTGCCGCCTGCAGTACCAGCGCGCAGGCGTGCGCTTCCTGGTGCCTTTCGTTGCCCATCCGCTGGACGGTGGCCGCCGCCTTACTCACCTGCTCGGCCCGGACTGGCTGCTGGACGTGACTCACCTCGTGGCGCCACACGCCCGCGTGCAGGACCCGCGTGTAGCCTCGCTGGAGGGCGGCCGCATCCTAGTGGGCCGGGAGCCCGGTGTCACCTCCATCGAG GTGCGATCCCCGCTGTCTGACTCGATCCTGGGGGAGCAGGCACTGGCTGTGATGGAGGACAAGGTCTCGGTGCTAGAGCTGCGGGTGCAGCCAGTGATGGGCATCTCCCTGGCCCTGAGCCGTGGCACTGCCCACCCTGGAGAGGTCACTGCCACATGCTGGGCACAGTCAGCACTTCCTGCCCCAAAGCAG GAGGTGGCCCTCTCCCTATGGCTGTCCTTTTCTGACCACACGTTGGCCCCCGCTGAGCTCTATGATCGCCATGACCTGGGCCTGTCCGTCTCAACCGAGGAGCCTGGTGCAGTTGTGCCAGCCGAGGAGCAGAGTGCCCAGCTCGGGGTGGTGGTGAGTGGGGCAAGCGCAGAGGGGCTGCCCCTGCATGTGGCTCTGCATCCACCGGAGCCCTGCCGCCGCGGCCGCCACCGTGTGCCCCTGGCCTCTGGCACTGCCTGGCTGGGGCTGCCCCCTGCGCCCAcaccagcccctgccctcccatcCGGCCCTGCCCGAAGCCCGCCAGCCACAGAGGCCAGCGTGGGGGGTGAACGGCAGGCAGCAGGCAGTGGCGGGGGCAGCGTCGTTGTGAGGGGCAAGTTTGAGCGGGTGGAGGAAGAGGCTGGAAAGGAGGGCACCAAGgctagggaggaggaggaggaggaggaagagatggtcCCTGCCCCTCAGCGGGTCACCGACCTAGAGCTGGGCATGTATGCCCTGCTGGGAATCTTCTGTCTGGCCATCCTCATCTTCCTAGTCAATGGCGTGGTCTTCGTGCTGCGATATCAGCGCAAAGAGCCCCCAGACAGCGCCACTGACCCCGCCTCCCCCCAGCCTCACAACTGGGTCTGGCTGGGCACTGACCAGGAGGAACTGAGCCGCCAGCTGGACCTGCGGTCCCCTGGCCCACCCAAGGGGGAGGGGGGCTGCCCCTGTGAAAGTGGGGCCGGAGGGGAGGCCCcggccctggcccctggccctcCGGGGGGCACCACCAGCTCCTCGAGCACCCTGACCCGCAAGGAAGCTGGGGGACGGCGAAAGCGAGTAGAGTTTGTGACGTTTGCGCCAGTGCCCCCTGCCCCGCTGCCTGAGGAGCCTGTAGGGGCCCCGGCTGTGCAGTCCATCCTGGTGGCAGGCGAGGAGGACATCCGCTGGGTGTGTGAGGACATGGGGCTCAAGGACCCCGAGGAGCTTCGTAACTACATGGAGAGAATCCGGGGCAGCTCCTGA
- the Tmem132a gene encoding transmembrane protein 132A isoform X1 yields the protein MAGRTAAAPRGPYGPWLCLLVALALDVVRVDCDQDSLDPIYLPAALELLDAPEHFRVQRVGHYPPANSSLGSRSETFLLLQPWPRAQPLLRASYPPFATQQVVPPRVTEPHHRPVPWDVRAVSVEMAVTPAEPHARVLFHLKGQDWPPGPSSLPCARLHATHPAGTAHRACRFQPLLGACVVELEFPSHWFSQGSTTRAQLAYTLEPAAEGPGGCGPGGEEDPGEQALPVGDVELRPADPPQYQEVPLDEAVTLRVPDVPVRPGQLFSATLLLRHNFTASLLTLRIKVKKGLHVTAARPAQPTLWTAKLDRFKGSKHHTTLITCHRTGTTGPDFSPLELSEFLWVDFMVENGTGGGVAVTRPVTWQLEYPGQAPEAEKDKMVWEILVSERDIRALIPLAKTEELVNTAPLTGVPQRVPVRLVTVDSGGALVEVTEHIGCESANTQVLQVSEACDAVLVAGKESRGARGVRVDFWWRRLRASLRLTVWAPLLPLRIELTDTTLEQIRGWRVLGPTEGAPESEAAVAEEAERRARGCRLQYQRAGVRFLVPFVAHPLDGGRRLTHLLGPDWLLDVTHLVAPHARVQDPRVASLEGGRILVGREPGVTSIEVRSPLSDSILGEQALAVMEDKVSVLELRVQPVMGISLALSRGTAHPGEVTATCWAQSALPAPKQEVALSLWLSFSDHTLAPAELYDRHDLGLSVSTEEPGAVVPAEEQSAQLGVVVSGASAEGLPLHVALHPPEPCRRGRHRVPLASGTAWLGLPPAPTPAPALPSGPARSPPATEASVGGERQAAGSGGGSVVVRGKFERVEEEAGKEGTKAREEEEEEEEMVPAPQRVTDLELGMYALLGIFCLAILIFLVNGVVFVLRYQRKEPPDSATDPASPQPHNWVWLGTDQEELSRQLDLRSPGPPKGEGGCPCESGAGGEAPALAPGPPGGTTSSSSTLTRKEAGGRRKRVEFVTFAPVPPAPLPEEPVGAPAVQSILVAGEEDIRWVCEDMGLKDPEELRNYMERIRGSS from the exons ATGGCTGGGCGCACGGCAGCGGCCCCCCGGGGGCCCTACGGTccctggctctgcctcctggTGGCCCTCGCCCTGGACGTCGTGAGAG TGGACTGCGACCAGGACTCTCTGGACCCCATCTACCTGCCAGCAGCCCTGGAGCTCCTCGATGCCCCTGAGCACTTTCGTGTGCAGCGGGTTGGCCACTATCCACCTGCCAACTCCTCTCTGGGCTCCCGATCTGAGACCTTTCTGCTCCTGCAGCCCTGGCCCAGGGCTCAGCCGCTTCTCCGGGCCTCCTACCCACCTTTCGCCACTCAACAG GTAGTCCCTCCTCGGGTCACTGAGCCCCACCATCGGCCAGTCCCGTGGGACGTACGGGCTGTATCAGTGGAAATGGCTGTGACTCCAGCAGAGCCCCATGCACGCGTCCTCTTCCACCTAAAGGGACAAGATTGGCCACCGGGGCCCAGCAGCCTGCCCTGTGCCAGGCTGCATGCCACTCACCCTGCAGGCACTGCCCACCGGGCATGCCGCTTCCAG CCATTGCTGGGCGCCTGCGTGGTGGAGCTGGAGTTCCCGTCGCACTGGTTCTCCCAGGGCTCCACCACCCGGGCACAACTGGCCTACACGCTGGAGCCTGCAGCTGAGGGCCCTGGGGGCTGTGGCCCTGGCGGGGAGGAGGACCCTGGGGAGCAGGCCCTCCCAGTGGGTGATGTGGAGCTGCGCCCTGCGGACCCTCCACAGTACCAGGAGGTGCCTCTGGATGAGGCAGTGACTCTGCGGGTGCCTGATGTGCCAGTGCGGCCCGGCCAGCTCTTCAGTGCCACCCTCCTGCTACGGCACAACTTCACAGCCAGCCTCCTGACTCTGCG GATCAAGGTGAAGAAGGGGCTGCATGTGACAGCTGcccgcccagcccagcccaccctCTGGACTGCCAAGCTGGACCGCTTCAAGGGCTCTAAGCACCACACCACGCTGATCACCTGTCACCGCACTGGGACCACAGGACCAGACTTCAG CCCCCTTGAACTGTCCGAATTCCTGTGGGTGGACTTTATGGTGGAGAACGGCACTGGCGGAGGTGTGGCGGTCACTCGCCCCGTCACATGGCAGCTGGAGTACCCTGGCCAGGCCCCTGAAGCCGAGAAGGACAAAATGGTTTGGGAAATCCTGGTGTCAGAGCGGGACATAAGAGCCCTCATCCCACTGGCCAAG ACTGAGGAGCTGGTGAATACGGCACCACTGACTGGAGTGCCCCAACGTGTCCCTGTGCGCCTAGTCACTGTGGACAGCGGAGGAGCCCTGGTGGAGGTGACAGAGCACATCGGCTGTGAGTCGGCCAACACACAGGTCCTGCAG GTATCTGAGGCCTGTGATGCTGTCTTGGTGGCTGGCAAAGAGAGCCGGGGTGCCAGGGGCGTGCGCGTGGACTTCTGGTGGCGTCGGCTGCGGGCCTCCCTGCGGCTGACAGTGTGGGCCCCCTTGCTGCCCCTGCGTATTGAGCTGACTGACACCACCCTAGAGCAGATCCGCGGCTGGAGAGTCCTTGGCCCCACCGAAGG GGCGCCGGAGTCGGAGGCTGCAGTGGCGGAGGAGGCCGAGCGGCGAGCTCGCGGCTGCCGCCTGCAGTACCAGCGCGCAGGCGTGCGCTTCCTGGTGCCTTTCGTTGCCCATCCGCTGGACGGTGGCCGCCGCCTTACTCACCTGCTCGGCCCGGACTGGCTGCTGGACGTGACTCACCTCGTGGCGCCACACGCCCGCGTGCAGGACCCGCGTGTAGCCTCGCTGGAGGGCGGCCGCATCCTAGTGGGCCGGGAGCCCGGTGTCACCTCCATCGAG GTGCGATCCCCGCTGTCTGACTCGATCCTGGGGGAGCAGGCACTGGCTGTGATGGAGGACAAGGTCTCGGTGCTAGAGCTGCGGGTGCAGCCAGTGATGGGCATCTCCCTGGCCCTGAGCCGTGGCACTGCCCACCCTGGAGAGGTCACTGCCACATGCTGGGCACAGTCAGCACTTCCTGCCCCAAAGCAG GAGGTGGCCCTCTCCCTATGGCTGTCCTTTTCTGACCACACGTTGGCCCCCGCTGAGCTCTATGATCGCCATGACCTGGGCCTGTCCGTCTCAACCGAGGAGCCTGGTGCAGTTGTGCCAGCCGAGGAGCAGAGTGCCCAGCTCGGGGTGGTGGTGAGTGGGGCAAGCGCAGAGGGGCTGCCCCTGCATGTGGCTCTGCATCCACCGGAGCCCTGCCGCCGCGGCCGCCACCGTGTGCCCCTGGCCTCTGGCACTGCCTGGCTGGGGCTGCCCCCTGCGCCCAcaccagcccctgccctcccatcCGGCCCTGCCCGAAGCCCGCCAGCCACAGAGGCCAGCGTGGGGGGTGAACGGCAGGCAGCAGGCAGTGGCGGGGGCAGCGTCGTTGTGAGGGGCAAGTTTGAGCGGGTGGAGGAAGAGGCTGGAAAGGAGGGCACCAAGgctagggaggaggaggaggaggaggaagagatggtcCCTGCCCCTCAGCGGGTCACCGACCTAGAGCTGGGCATGTATGCCCTGCTGGGAATCTTCTGTCTGGCCATCCTCATCTTCCTAGTCAATGGCGTGGTCTTCGTGCTGCGATATCAGCGCAAAGAGCCCCCAGACAGCGCCACTGACCCCGCCTCCCCCCAGCCTCACAACTGGGTCTGGCTGGGCACTGACCAGGAGGAACTGAGCCGCCAGCTGGACCTGCGGTCCCCTGGCCCACCCAAGGGGGAGGGGGGCTGCCCCTGTGAAAGTGGGGCCGGAGGGGAGGCCCcggccctggcccctggccctcCGGGGGGCACCACCAGCTCCTCGAGCACCCTGACCCGCAAGGAAGCTGGGGGACGGCGAAAGCGAGTAGAGTTTGTGACGTTTGCGCCAGTGCCCCCTGCCCCGCTGCCTGAGGAGCCTGTAGGGGCCCCGGCTGTGCAGTCCATCCTGGTGGCAGGCGAGGAGGACATCCGCTGGGTGTGTGAGGACATGGGGCTCAAGGACCCCGAGGAGCTTCGTAACTACATGGAGAGAATCCGGGGCAGCTCCTGA
- the Tmem109 gene encoding voltage-gated monoatomic cation channel TMEM109 isoform X1: protein MPGSLWLFNSWSRPALAGPTMAGSGSSPLWGRYQFKAMSLVLVVLLLLYSASSQSHRDFAPPGQQKKEPSADLLTQIGRSLRGTLDSWVGPETMHVVSETLTQTVWAFSSAISVAFFALSGIAAQLLNALGMDGDRLTQVLKLSPGQVQTFLLWGAGALVTYWLLSLLLGLLLALLGRILGGLKVVIFLAGFVALVRSVPDPSTRALLLLALLTLYALLSRLTGTRASGAQLEAKVRGLERQVEELRWRQRRTAKGPRSVEEE from the exons GCCCGACAATGGCAGGTTCAGGCAGCAGTCCCCTCTGGGGCAGATATCAGTTTAAAGCCATGTCGCTGGTCCTAGTGGTCCTACTCCTTCTCTACTCGGCATCCTCCCAGTCCCACCGAGACTTCGCACCCCCAGGTCAGCAGAAGAAGGAGCCCTCAGCTGACCTCTTGACCCAGATAGGCCGATCTCTGCGGGGGACACTGGATTCCTGGGTGGGGCCAGAGACGATGCATGTGGTTTCAGAG ACTCTGACACAGACGGTGTGGGCCTTCTCATCAGCCATCTCCGTGGCCTTCTTTGCCCTGTCTGGGATCGCTGCGCAGCTGCTGAATGCCTTGGGGATGGACG GTGACCGCCTTACCCAGGTCCTGAAGCTCAGCCCTGGCCAGGTCCAGACCTTTCTGCTGTGGGGAGCAGGAGCCCTGGTCACCTACTGGCTGCTGTCTCTGCTCCTCGGTTTGCTCCTGGCCTTGCTGGGGCGCATCCTGGGGGGCCTGAAGGTTGTGATCTTCCTGGCTGGCTTTGTGGCCCTGGTGAGATCGGTGCCTGACCCCTCCACCCGGGCCCTGCTACTCCTGGCCCTGCTGACTCTCTACGCCTTGCTGAGCCGGCTCACTGGCACCCGGGCGTCGGGGGCCCAACTGGAAGCCAAGGTGCGAGGGCTGGAGCGCCAGGTGGAAGAGCTGCGTTGGCGACAGAGGCGAACAGCCAAGGGGCCCCGGAGTGTGGAAGAAGAGTGA
- the Tmem109 gene encoding voltage-gated monoatomic cation channel TMEM109 isoform X3, which yields MAGSGSSPLWGRYQFKAMSLVLVVLLLLYSASSQSHRDFAPPGQQKKEPSADLLTQIGRSLRGTLDSWVGPETMHVVSETLTQTVWAFSSAISVAFFALSGIAAQLLNALGMDGDRLTQVLKLSPGQVQTFLLWGAGALVTYWLLSLLLGLLLALLGRILGGLKVVIFLAGFVALVRSVPDPSTRALLLLALLTLYALLSRLTGTRASGAQLEAKVRGLERQVEELRWRQRRTAKGPRSVEEE from the exons ATGGCAGGTTCAGGCAGCAGTCCCCTCTGGGGCAGATATCAGTTTAAAGCCATGTCGCTGGTCCTAGTGGTCCTACTCCTTCTCTACTCGGCATCCTCCCAGTCCCACCGAGACTTCGCACCCCCAGGTCAGCAGAAGAAGGAGCCCTCAGCTGACCTCTTGACCCAGATAGGCCGATCTCTGCGGGGGACACTGGATTCCTGGGTGGGGCCAGAGACGATGCATGTGGTTTCAGAG ACTCTGACACAGACGGTGTGGGCCTTCTCATCAGCCATCTCCGTGGCCTTCTTTGCCCTGTCTGGGATCGCTGCGCAGCTGCTGAATGCCTTGGGGATGGACG GTGACCGCCTTACCCAGGTCCTGAAGCTCAGCCCTGGCCAGGTCCAGACCTTTCTGCTGTGGGGAGCAGGAGCCCTGGTCACCTACTGGCTGCTGTCTCTGCTCCTCGGTTTGCTCCTGGCCTTGCTGGGGCGCATCCTGGGGGGCCTGAAGGTTGTGATCTTCCTGGCTGGCTTTGTGGCCCTGGTGAGATCGGTGCCTGACCCCTCCACCCGGGCCCTGCTACTCCTGGCCCTGCTGACTCTCTACGCCTTGCTGAGCCGGCTCACTGGCACCCGGGCGTCGGGGGCCCAACTGGAAGCCAAGGTGCGAGGGCTGGAGCGCCAGGTGGAAGAGCTGCGTTGGCGACAGAGGCGAACAGCCAAGGGGCCCCGGAGTGTGGAAGAAGAGTGA
- the Tmem109 gene encoding voltage-gated monoatomic cation channel TMEM109 isoform X2 produces the protein MGRNSTGPTMAGSGSSPLWGRYQFKAMSLVLVVLLLLYSASSQSHRDFAPPGQQKKEPSADLLTQIGRSLRGTLDSWVGPETMHVVSETLTQTVWAFSSAISVAFFALSGIAAQLLNALGMDGDRLTQVLKLSPGQVQTFLLWGAGALVTYWLLSLLLGLLLALLGRILGGLKVVIFLAGFVALVRSVPDPSTRALLLLALLTLYALLSRLTGTRASGAQLEAKVRGLERQVEELRWRQRRTAKGPRSVEEE, from the exons GCCCGACAATGGCAGGTTCAGGCAGCAGTCCCCTCTGGGGCAGATATCAGTTTAAAGCCATGTCGCTGGTCCTAGTGGTCCTACTCCTTCTCTACTCGGCATCCTCCCAGTCCCACCGAGACTTCGCACCCCCAGGTCAGCAGAAGAAGGAGCCCTCAGCTGACCTCTTGACCCAGATAGGCCGATCTCTGCGGGGGACACTGGATTCCTGGGTGGGGCCAGAGACGATGCATGTGGTTTCAGAG ACTCTGACACAGACGGTGTGGGCCTTCTCATCAGCCATCTCCGTGGCCTTCTTTGCCCTGTCTGGGATCGCTGCGCAGCTGCTGAATGCCTTGGGGATGGACG GTGACCGCCTTACCCAGGTCCTGAAGCTCAGCCCTGGCCAGGTCCAGACCTTTCTGCTGTGGGGAGCAGGAGCCCTGGTCACCTACTGGCTGCTGTCTCTGCTCCTCGGTTTGCTCCTGGCCTTGCTGGGGCGCATCCTGGGGGGCCTGAAGGTTGTGATCTTCCTGGCTGGCTTTGTGGCCCTGGTGAGATCGGTGCCTGACCCCTCCACCCGGGCCCTGCTACTCCTGGCCCTGCTGACTCTCTACGCCTTGCTGAGCCGGCTCACTGGCACCCGGGCGTCGGGGGCCCAACTGGAAGCCAAGGTGCGAGGGCTGGAGCGCCAGGTGGAAGAGCTGCGTTGGCGACAGAGGCGAACAGCCAAGGGGCCCCGGAGTGTGGAAGAAGAGTGA